The DNA segment TCAgtagatggatgaccatctttgtcatgacgaattcctccgtgtttcggaattcacgttacattgtgggtcccaggtgttattcttacatctttgacagtcgttacaggtagtcagaactgtcagaagctagaaagtctgacaaccagtcttactaaggggtattgtgttgcccatgTTACTGGGtggaagaggtcagataggctccTTGCgaaacactgttacttagctcAATCTGGTTATACTGGAAGCAGATCTCAACATTATTAGGAAAAAGCTTGGAAGACGACGAAGTTAAATCTAGATATGGATTCTAGCAATAATGATGATACATTAATGGATCACTTTGAAATGATCAGaccacttaggaagcggtgaagggtggcgGATACGGATCGTGCtagtttgctttttttttatagtgaGGTGTAAATATGTTGTTGCAGCACGCGCTGAGCCGCGTGGGTGGCGTAGTGTTCTGCGAGGCGTCGCAGCGCTGGGCGGGCTCGGCGGGCGAGCTGGCGGCGCTGtgggcgcgcgcggcggccggcgccgGCGTGCTGGCctggccgcgccgcgccgccgtcACCAGCCTCACGCACCCTCGCATGTTCCACTACTTCCACGCCAACATCGACGACTTTCTCTTCGTGCAGATGCTCGACCTCACGCGCCTCGTCGTCGTCAACAAGCCCGCCGTCACCGACATCATGCGCCCCTGGATCCAGTGCGCGCTCACACTTGAATGTATCATGCCCTTAGGTGAGTACCTACATCTATAACGCATGCTACTTGCGTGTCGCATGAGATGTGTTTCGGATGCTTACCCGGGGTGTGTGGTCGCAGGTGCTCAGTCGGTGGGGTGCAGGTTCGACAAGAAGCCGCAGTACCGGTACTCGGGCTGCCACGGGCAGGACGCGTCCGCGCTGAGCATCGTGCTGGGGCTGCGCTCGGGCTTCGAGGAGAGCTCGTACGCGGTGCGGGCGGGGCGCGCGCGCTGGCGCAGCGTGGCcgaggcggcggcgcgcgccgaGCTGGCCGCGCTGCTGCGCAACTCCACCGACAGCGACGAGCGCACCGAGCACAGCGCGGACCCGCTCAccgcgcacgccgccgccgccgccgcgctctgAGCAAGgactaatatacatatttattgatttttaaactttgaaacgACAACTAATGTTAAGATGATAATTCGATGTGTTAGTGAGAccaaaattattcattattaaatatcattCCATTTGTTAAAATTACGCCAAAAAGTAGgaattttgttaattgaattttgaaaattcgTGGAGTGTTagtaaattagttaaataattattagtagaATAAGTacaagaattatatttaaaagatgaATAACAGCAATTCAATAATGACTCATTAAATTTGGTAAGGGGGATTCGTAATCCGTACTGTGGAGTCATATATCATGCTACGCGCGCGACTAAGTTCACTAAGTAGTTCTCCTACAATCAATACTGAGTACAGTGAGTACAGCAACTCATACATGTAGTATGAGTTGGTGTTGCCTCGGACGACGTCGCGCTCCGGCTACAGACACGGTGAGCCGCCTCACGTCAGTGCGTGAAGCAGCGCCCATCTATCACCATCAGCCGATGATCCCAGTGCGTGTCGCACCTTACGTCAAATGCCATATCGGGtacaaaataaagttgttttcttTAAGTATATTATGAGGAATCTCGCGACATGATTGTTACCTAAGTCAATTGTTTGTATTGATATCTAAATTCTAAATGTTTATAGcagtattatttgttaaatgagTTCATTTATTAGGACAATTAAGTGGCTCGCCTTCTGAGGCGGCCGCTGTACACGTAGCGGTGTGGATCGATACGTGATAAGCTATCGTTTACCATTTGTTatagtagtattagtattatttattcagttacaaaataatacgcACGTTAGAGCGGCGTGGGCGGCTCGGCGCTCGTTCTACTTGGCAACAGCCGCGAGCGAGCGCCGCGCCGGAATATTCCTCACATGGACGTGCTCGAGCTTACTAAACCGAGCAAATGTTATTCTAACTTCTACATACtttgttgataaatattcatttataggGAAGAATTGTAAGCAATCACAGAGCAGTTAGTAGCCATATATACTGGTTTCGTGATAGTATAACACATGTGCTACACATATCTATCCTTTTGGATATGTCCGGGCGAGCCCAGCTACTATTGTTATCTGTGACTATTGCTGTGGCACGTCACTTCAGGAATATTCCCGTTAACGTTTAGAACACGCCGACTCCCACTCCATCCCAGTGTAACTCACGTAACTGTTTACAGTACCCGTCTCGCGGTACTCCCACATCGTCACCCATGCGGCGTTACTGATGTCGTAATGTCTATGATATTGACGTCACTTCTCCATTCTTCGTTGGTTTCAAATTATGCTCTGCAAAAGAAGATTCAAGTACAAACTAATTTAATGCGAATTATAAtcatgttttaattactatCTTGAGCGCTCACAGTTAAGGCGTTCTGAAAATTGAGTTTTATCTTTACTCCATACAAAATATGGGCCAAAACTAACAAAGTATTCATTAGTAGCTTCGTAAACAATTGCGATACGATTTCCTGAATTAGATGGTAACGCTTCGTAGGTTCTTCACGTATGTCTggtttaatataattgtatatcaaagtaaattaattaaaggcTTAGCTATAGGAGCAGCGTGTAACATGGGGGCAGAGGTAAAACTCATTTATTACTGACGAACAAGTCGAATGAAGGaggtttaatataatgttttcgaCAGCTGTGAATTTATCTAGGAtcttatttatgtattcatttGTACATAGAGAATTGTACATTAGACTATTATAGTAAACGTAGTGCTCCAATTTTTCGTAAAATACTTAGTTATAATATAGCTATCGTACGGTCGTTTGACGGTCGGCGTGTATTTAgcatttttattgctattcaTTAGCAGTTCGCGCATTGATACTCATTAGTCATAATTATATGTACGAGCCTTTATCgagcaatattatatttttacattaagtaCGCAAGTGGGGCATTTGATCGAGCTATTTGGCAGGCATTTGAATTGTTTAAACACTTTTTAGAAATAGTGTAGGTCGAGTAAACACGTGTTAGCAATAACGAATACGTATGACAAGTGTTGCGGCGGCGGGCGCCGGCAGCCCGGCGGGTAGTGGTCGGcgatacattatattttatacaaccattaaaatattattctcacTCGTATAAGTATTGCTCTTGTAACGAACGGTGCATAtcggtgttttatttttatatacatttatttaacaccAGGTTTGGTTGTGAAATGGTTATCAATTTAGTTACTTACGCAcgacttatttattttgcaacgTCCAATGTGATACGCGTGTACGTTTATTGACctaaaatttatatgtatttacaaacaggttttatataaattaaaaccagTGATTATTGTAGTATTGATATCCCACATGACATATAATTTACAGTACTTAAAGACTCCACTCCACCATGAATACTAGAGAAGCATTGttaaatgtatgttataattTCATCCATTAATTCATAAAGTGCATGATTATCAAATATATGAACAATTTTGTGTAGACCTATACAgatttatttgaagtattttcGAATGTATCATCTAATGTAAGGATTTCATCGTTGCATAACGCAGCTTAGTGTGACCAAACTGAATCAAGTTGCCTACGCTCGGTGAATCtcgatataaattgtaaaatatctcttaataatctttattttttccaaacaCATTAGCCGCATACCATGGTTCAGGAATCTACGTGATACTTGTCAATTTGATAAGGAAACCTTTTAACTGTCCTAAAATATAGGTACGCGGTGCGTTATGTGTTATTCCTGTGAAAGGGTAAATGTATGCCAGACTTATGCTCATGAAGCAAGCAATATTATATTCCGGCAGTCAAAGTGGGTAACTTATAAGAGACCCCCGTAGCAATTAAAGCCGTATGTAAGCCCTATTCGATACACATTTCGTTAGTAATGAGATGCTGAGAGCTACGAGTTGCGCACAGCTCTTGTCACTGGTTACTGTTGCGTCGCGCATGTCGTTTCATTCACTAGTTTATAATGAGATCTAGTCCTAATGCTAATACGtaaaatcattacaaattacaaaaaaaaaacaactctaaACGACTTCATATTCACACCATCGGCGCCGCCTCAGCGCTAAATGCAATAAAGTTGTGATTTATGATACGTTTACACGTTTTGATGCTCTACGCGACTATTAAAAGCTTTTCcatgaaaaaatacttaaataatattaaaagcaagGGTGTTAGTAGCGCAATCTGCATTTTACTACTTAATAGTTTAATACATGCCTGCGTTAATCAGTCACTGTTTGAAGCAGGCTACGCTTTAGAATATTTTGTCTAAGTGTGTGAGAGACCTAcagacaaaatcaaaaaaccaTTTAATGCATACTTTTGATGTGAACATACTCTTACGAATAGAATTCGTATTaaatttatacagttttatcCACGTTTATATGACCACGTTTGGAATTAGTATTATGCCAGATGCATCACATTGTTgtgataacattaaaatattagctGTAAGGGTTTTCCATGTAGATAACGATAGACAATCTTGCTGATATGCAGTCTAAACCAACATTGCAAAACGGAGTATTTGTATAGTTTCCTCGCACTCTGCCTCTAGTTAggtgtaattataaaattatattgaaatgcAACTgttgtgattattattttgtacgttATTTTTAGACGTGATACTTACCGTTATTTGCAGGCCGAATGCTTAATTAGGCTGGGACATAACAACATTGGCACTTATAAgtacattttataaagattttgttATGTTGAAactataatctatttttttaatataagtacataccaaattattttttgtaacttttataaatgtaataattaaccttttataaatatgttcagAACTGGTGTAATGTGATATATCAATTACCAACCATAATAAAATCCTAATGAATAACAAAGATTTTGGTAAGGAGGCGCGGTGCCGGGAGGGTGACTCCTTACGGGCCGCGGTGAGCTCGCTGTGGCGGCGAACGGTTATCCTTCACCATTTCCGTGCATTATTTATACCATTATTTGAACAGTTTAACACTTATGTGCATGTTCGATGTGAAATGCttctgaaaacaaataattaaatatgtatcgACTAGTAACGATGCactgttgttatttattgtcaTTACTTTTACTGGGTCTGAGATCTGACTAAATGATTTGTTACcaacatttcttttaaattttttaaggCTATTTTTCTTTGTCTAGTTAATAAGTATGTTCCATAAATCTTATGGTTGAAATTCATAATGAGTAAGCTTATCAAAATACTACCTACTCAGACCAAATTGACAAAaatgaacaataataattgtgtaactGGGTATCTATGTAAAATAATTGGTGTTTTTGTAACAgctctgtaaaatatttttctattgcaTAATTGCATAATTACATAACACTGTAATGAAAGTGTGCATGTTGACGCAACAGTTGCATTTCCCGCGTGTCCCGCTCCGCGCGGTCGTGCGCGCGCTCGGCACGACCTCGGACCATGTTTAGcgtatttttcaaacaaatgcAGCTTTTACATACGCATATCTTTATCGAcaagtgataattatttattaaacgatgattacaaaattgaatatttgttttatttctatgtaaaCTTCCAAAAGCAGAGTAAACATAAAAGAATACAACAAGAATAAagatatatgtttttattagttCTATGCGGAAATCACAAGTCttacaataaaacaatcttGCATAAAACTATTCAATAATTACAAATGAACCGATTAAAACAATTCACAGATAACAAGGATACAGATTTAGTAGTTACCACTGAAATACTGCTAACACCTAATTACCGtaaatttattagattattacGAACCCCGGAGCAGTATTCCAAACCAAATCCTTAATACACACTTACAACTATTAATTATCATAACTTCAAtaactgcatttatttatttattttcaagaataGTCGACTAGTTCCCTCTATTGGATATCTAAACCAAATCAGttgttttaataatcttatttgtAGTTACCTATGTATTTACTAAGAAGCATAAGATATTCACGCGGTGAAAAATAGAttgtaaattagtatttttataattttcatcaGATAGATACCTATAGATAGTAAGAATGCTTAAATCTTATTCTTATCGTATAAATTCCACGAAAGCCTTGGGGTCCCAGGGCTGGGTCAACCAAGGATGGCACACCACGAGGGCTGGACTTTACAGCATCTAGCAAAGCAACGTATAAAAACCGAACCTCGGTTTTTAAGGCGCCTTTATATGGCGTGAAGCATGTGAACGGCTCTGGATAACACTAAAACAAGTCACATGGCGCAGATTTGTACTACACAGTACACACGTACctacaaatatacatatacaacaTTGTGCATTGACTAGATACGACTGTGCTTATTATGATAGCTGCACCTTTACAGCTCGCCGCTAAATTGACgtaagtacaaataaatatgcagttcatatttaactaaaacattaaataagttGAAGAACCTACCTTTGTAagatggaatattttttgtgacgtTCATCATTCTAATCATACtcgtaatttgtttttagaataaatGATTCTGTAAAGACGCCTTTCGTTTTAACGCACGCAAAGCTATTAAAGTTTTACCTTAAGAAGCAAGAATCAATGTTTAGTTAAACATTAAACTCAAGATAACACATAATTTACCGAGCTAGTGACGTTATAAGCAGAAAGGTAATGCTCGGTAAATGGCCCCTTGTCCGAGACTCGCAGTCGGCGACATCAACATGTGCATTTTAATActctaataaaatttgaaacacAAGTATCAATCTTCAACGTGACGGACATTACTCTGGCTGCATATAGAATAAATGTGAATATTATATACCCTTCCGTTCATTCTTTTATATCATATCTACTTGAGTATGATATTGCATTCAGTGTATGTTTAACTTACCATCACCTTTATACGAAGaacatttttcatgaaaatacgATCGTTTTAaccaaaacagtttttatttctttttgctatttacttttgtttctatgttttattatgtttgatacttatttttattattttgcagaatctaacttatattaaaaatgaatgccAGAGAGCTACAAAGTAGTATAATGGCAAGATATATTGCTTGTAATACAAATGCAACATTTAAACTTAATCACGAATAAGACATAAActcttaaataataaagctaaTACACATCTTATTACtaaatagtattaatatatttatcacacaaactaataaaatcttttcttgctaacaaaatataattcaatttaaacaacacttaaatgtattcataaatttgaaatagataaatattcATTGAGAAATATACAAAGTAGCCATTAGAGACGCAAGCCTTAAGAATAttgaataactttaataaatatatttgataacgGAAGTAAATAGTTACATATGctcagaaaaatatatatattatagtctTAAGCAAGTTGAAGGACAAAAGACAAATACAATTatagcataataatatgcataaaatatgtaattttcataTATAACAGACAGAACATGTACAATATTGGTTTTAGATGATTGTTTTAGCCTCTAAGGAGAGAAAATTGTCAGTAAACTTATCCTCCGAATAAAATCATTCAACAAGGTCATTTTTTAAACAGTCACAACCCACGTAAGAACATGCCATAATACTGTATTTGGCTAGCAACGAAAATGGCATGgtattaatactatttattttaaaatgattcggCGAAGCCGGGTGACGCATGACGTGTTAAACACCGTTCTCGTACATGGCTATAATCAACTTTGTACAAGAAAACCATGACCTTCATTGTGTAGTGAGCATGCCCAGTATAGCAAAGTCTCATCAATAGGAACACTATGAAGTATTATTTCAATACCTGAGCTACCGCAACTCCTACTTTAAGTTATAACACTAGTTGCTAGAAATTCGATAAATTTGTAAACACTATCACCTGAGTGTTTGTCGTCACAGCTACTGTGCATGTTCACTGTCTAGTTGTATTGTGCATCTCACTAACTTCAATGGTCGTGACTTTCTGAGATATATCAGGATCTCGCGCGTTAGTGACTATGTGTTGTTAAAACACAACACACTGGCTCGCAAACTGTGACGCAATATattgttatagaaaatatatgGCGGTTTTATGATTTATTCACATTCAACTATTTTTcgcaaattatttgaaatacttttaatatacaTTAGTACCATTTTAAGATAACGaatttgtatatgtattatgtataattCAACATACTATATGTATTTGCTAGGAAAGTTAGAGACAATAGGTCCTCCTATGTTGCCTGCCCAGTACAAGAAGTGtcgttaaatgtttttattataatacatacagtcctataggtatatgtattttattttaacagtaaactttataaataataacattaccgACCAGGTAAGAGTCTTAAATTCAGAGTATAAAACACGTGTAcacaattatacaaatatatattttaaaataacgaaacAGATAGAGAGCGCACGCACCAACAAAGCAAATTATCATACACTCTTTTGAAGTATGAGtagaattattaatatatagagaaacttaagaaaattatacaaagtaaaaatcaaaacagtttattaaatttctttgctGCTTAAATGTGTACGCCCTCTATGTAGCAAGTATTCTATGAAACAGTGTAACATCACGTTTATGTATTGTGTAAATCCTAAGTTACTTTTAAGTTCTCAGTACAGTGGCACTTCGACGGGACACTACTGCTACAGTGCAACCTTACCATTAGGAAGATGTGAAGATATGTTCATATTACTTGCTTTCCGGTTCATCACTTTTCTTGTCGTAGTCTATGAAGAGCAAAGGAATCATCCCGAGGAAGCAGCCGATTGTGATGCCAATAACTCTGCCCTGAGAACGATACGAAGGATACGGATTAATGTTTATGGTTAGAGCTGATCAGAATTGTGATTGATACTTGACTTTCTCGTGTTTGTTTGGACCAGCCTTCAGAACGAAATTAGTTTACAAGCCATGAATGACGCAAGGATAACGCGCTACCTGCTGCCAAAAGcatttatgtttaattgtttacattGGTATGGCATTTAGCCAAACCTAGATCATAagagtatataattataatcttgCATCAATGAAATGACctcagttttttttacataaatatgaagTTAGGCTGAGTGAAGGCTTTAATTGCCTTGCGGCATTATTGGCACAAGTTTACAAAAGCCAGTGCTATTGCGAAAAATTTATTAggaacataaatatacataaaaataaaataagtgatCAGCTTACGAAATTGGCGAAGCGGCGGCTGATGACCATGTCGAGCTGCACGGGCGCCAGCTTGGGCGCGCCCAGCCCCACCCAGGACGCGGCGCGCTCCACGTAGTACGACGAGCCGATGCCGATCACGTCGCTGAACGTGTTgcccagcgccgccgccgccatcGTCGACAGCGTTATGTACGCGCTCATCGAGCTCTCGATGCGGTCTCCCTGCAATGTCACACAAATAATTACTACAATTTTAGAATCAAGTAAAGAAAAAGATGAACGTAAAATACTTTatccatatttttaatacatgacTCAACAGAATTCTTAATGCTTGAATCAAGTTACTTACCGCAATGATCATGATGAAGTTATCTAAGAATCCAAAGCCTATGAATGGTATCGAGTTTGCAAGCgacactgtaaaaaaaatatatacatattagcCATTGCTACAAAAAACGCAAGCTagcaaaaaaagtaataataatgattaaatccAAACATGAGGTCACAGCACTGACATGAAGTATGAGCTCATTGGTGACATCACACATTTAGcatttatgttatttacatatttcataACTACATGTTGAGAATTAAGATTGTTTTGCAAGAAGTTTGAGTATGAATCTTTTatcctttttataaaacaattcaatatagaacaactatttttttgactatatattcaaatttatttatttacaaaaagcaTTAGCAAAATTATCCTCTTATCAGATAGTGTGATAAACACTACGCTTTACATAAGTAACAATGTATTTGCTTAGGTATGGTAACAACTAGAACAAGGACTTACAATGAAACAGCTCCCTCTTGGTAGGCGGCTGCACCATCTCAGCTGAAACAGAAGTCAATTATTTGATGAGATACACATGAAATGTTTAATTGCTGATATGATTAGATTGTggtgtattaaaatatatttatcttctGCTGGTTTTTGTTTACTAAAGCATTTAATAAACTGATTATACCACCTACTTTTGTATCATTTCAATATGCACAGTGTCTTATATAAAATTGGTAAAGCCATTTCATCAGAGTATGGTCAGTAAACTTTTAACATGAGAAATTACATAAGATATAAAGTCAGCATAAGTTGTAGTTGTTTGGAAGATGCTTCTTGTACCAAATTAGTTAACTAATTATCCATTACAGTCTCTTTTGTGGCCATTATACTTTTATCCAAGCAGCAGGAaagcaaaacaaataacattaccCTGATAAAGGAGCCATTGACTATTAAGAATCTATAAATAGGTATCAGAGTCAATGCTCATGGGAACCAGTTTGAACTGGATTTATGCAGAgtaaagtgtaaaaat comes from the Trichoplusia ni isolate ovarian cell line Hi5 chromosome 22, tn1, whole genome shotgun sequence genome and includes:
- the LOC113504484 gene encoding uncharacterized protein LOC113504484, with protein sequence MKTKSFLLFSTSVFAISIFLIVFHSQPPQSIQSIVTQTHQHIKDFQASLSLQENLRDVEENHLVQEEQYARLLGLDGRQEPWHNTSLPAIVTYARNDAHAQAVSFVRAAAKLPYTVLLYNLGLKPYSLAVVSNYCNSSKCAIIELDLGAFPSHVSDESIHAVRPLIIQHALSRVGGVVFCEASQRWAGSAGELAALWARAAAGAGVLAWPRRAAVTSLTHPRMFHYFHANIDDFLFVQMLDLTRLVVVNKPAVTDIMRPWIQCALTLECIMPLGAQSVGCRFDKKPQYRYSGCHGQDASALSIVLGLRSGFEESSYAVRAGRARWRSVAEAAARAELAALLRNSTDSDERTEHSADPLTAHAAAAAAL